One window of the Bubalus kerabau isolate K-KA32 ecotype Philippines breed swamp buffalo chromosome 9, PCC_UOA_SB_1v2, whole genome shotgun sequence genome contains the following:
- the TSPYL1 gene encoding testis-specific Y-encoded-like protein 1 → MSGPDGGERTPLLEAHSLTTSDCAAGAPDPSRCLKTEASQVMAETGEGYFEAVALPPPLLPEEESAPPTAPSDPGCAGTFQIRAGGDGGYVVPEARLEPAPPPTEGLGTASVSLATDDSLGNGRQPGEPQGLSREKPLETCGAEKLGSDLMAEAKAEEVKTEEGPVFSVAVDEEVVGKEGAKEEEEEGVEQGMEVEERPVGEEIEMVENRVVEEAGHRPLRIDLRMNPLEAIQLELDSVNAQADRAFQQLEHKFGRMRRHYLERRNYIIQNIPGFWVTAFRNHPQLSPMIRGQDAEMLRYITNLEVKELRHPRTGCKFKFFFRRNPYFRNKLIVKEYEVRASGRVVSLSTPIIWRRGHEPQSFIRRNQEVVCNFFTWFSDHSLPESDKIAEIIKEDLWPNPLQYYLLREGVRRARRRPIREPVEIPRPFGFQSG, encoded by the coding sequence ATGAGCGGCCCAGACGGGGGCGAGAGGACCCCTCTCCTTGAAGCCCACAGCCTCACCACATCCGACTGTGCCGCCGGAGCTCCGGACCCTTCCCGGTGCCTGAAAACAGAGGCGTCACAGGTGATGGCGGAGACGGGTGAGGGTTATTTCGAGGCCGTCGCGCTCCCACCACCCCTCCTTCCAGAGGAGGAAAGCGCACCCCCAACTGCTCCCTCAGATCCAGGCTGTGCCGGTACGTTCCAGATCCGAGCCGGCGGGGATGGCGGTTACGTAGTGCCCGAAGCGAGGCTAGAGCCGGCTCCGCCTCCTACGGAGGGCCTGGGAACGGCGTCTGTGTCCCTGGCAACAGACGACAGCCTGGGAAATGGCCGTCAGCCCGGAGAGCCGCAGGGCTTGAGTCGGGAGAAGCCGCTAGAAACTTGTGGCGCGGAGAAGTTGGGGTCTGACTTGATGGCGGAGGCGAAGGCTGAGGAAGTGAAGACTGAAGAGGGCCCCGTCTTCTCGGTCGCAGTGGATGAGGAGgtggtggggaaggaaggagcgaaggaggaggaggaggagggagtggaGCAGGGAATGGAGGTGGAGGAGAGGCCAGTCggtgaagaaatagaaatggtGGAGAACAGAGTGGTGGAGGAGGCGGGGCACAGGCCCCTGCGTATCGATCTCCGCATGAACCCGCTGGAGGCAATCCAGCTGGAACTGGACTCTGTGAACGCTCAGGCTGACCGGGCCTTTCAACAACTAGAGCATAAATTCGGGCGGATGCGTCGACACTACCTGGAGCGGAGGAACTACATCATTCAGAATATCCCGGGCTTCTGGGTCACTGCCTTTCGGAACCACCCCCAGTTGTCTCCCATGATTAGAGGCCAAGATGCAGAGATGTTAAGATACATAACCAATTTGGAGGTGAAGGAGCTCCGACACCCGCGAACAGGCTGCAAGTTCAAGTTCTTCTTTCGGAGAAACCCTTATTTTCGAAACAAGCTGATTGTCAAAGAATATGAGGTCAGAGCCTCTGGCCGAGTAGTGTCTCTTTCCACTCCAATCATATGGCGCCGGGGCCATGAACCCCAGTCCTTCATTCGCAGGAACCAAGAGGTCGTGTGCAATTTCTTCACCTGGTTTTCAGACCACAGCCTTCCAGAGTCTGACAAGATTGCTGAAATTATCAAAGAGGACCTGTGGCCAAATCCACTGCAATACTACCTGCTGCGTGAAGGAGTTCGTAGAGCCAGACGTCGCCCAATAAGGGAGCCTGTGGAGATCCCCAGGCCCTTTGGGTTCCAGTCTGGTTAA